One genomic window of Quercus robur chromosome 6, dhQueRobu3.1, whole genome shotgun sequence includes the following:
- the LOC126690165 gene encoding uncharacterized protein At4g02000-like: protein MVITRYDKDASVLSSDQSLVAFWVQVYDIPIRFRNKVVAEQICEAIGTILHPEDAPDCDGGSFIRVRVRVDIAQPLCRGRLITLEDGKSQWVSFKYERLANLCYWCGCLSHVDRDCEVWMDSEGTLKTEDQQFGPWLRAPPFLVSRKKVVSVPGFFTKKSNDKANQHQSSPLPQPPLTSTPKPPSHVAKPTVSLKVCSDTLDTISPEGTESTSEDHPQNPPFQPDFEDLIRDIDKDLSRFDSEASEFQNSIADHPAPNLDSTYLPDQHSGPLNKRLVTQPNKPIPFNDLTNVDLGLIQKQAQAGGKWIRVLRPTQFGDSHPLDTSLGKRNSSDSQFLPLPSKRRALDGAKQNETPLPTAAAEPQPRQAQ, encoded by the coding sequence ATGGTTATAACCCGATATGACAAAGATGCCTCAGTGCTATCATCCGATCAATCCTTGGTCGCTTTTTGGGTGCAAGTATATGACATTCCCATCCGTTTCAGGAATAAAGTAGTGGCAGAACAAATTTGTGAAGCTATCGGTACCATCCTCCACCCGGAAGATGCACCAGACTGTGATGGAGGTAGTTTCATCAGAGTAAGAGTCCGGGTCGATATCGCTCAACCTCTATGCCGGGGAAGACTTATTACCTTAGAGGATGGTAAATCACAATGGGTGTCGTTTAAATACGAAAGACTGGCCAATCTCTGTTACTGGTGTGGCTGCCTTTCGCACGTCGACAGAGACTGCGAGGTTTGGATGGACAGCGAAGGTACTCTTAAAACAGAGGACCAACAATTCGGTCCATGGCTTCGTGCCCCTCCCTTTCTTGTCTCCAGGAAAAAGGTGGTTTCGGTTCCTGGCTTCTTTACGAAGAAGTCCAACGACAAAGCCAATCAGCACCAGTCCTCCCCCCTTCCCCAACCTCCATTGACGTCCACACCAAAACCACCCTCCCATGTCGCTAAACCAACTGTGTCTCTCAAGGTGTGCTCCGATACTCTAGACACAATATCACCTGAGGGAACGGAAAGCACATCGGAGGATCACCCACAAAATCCTCCATTCCAGCCGGATTTCGAGGACCTAATCCGAGACATCGACAAGGACCTCAGTCGATTTGACAGTGAGGCATcagaatttcaaaattcaattgcTGATCATCCCGCCCCTAATCTGGACTCCACTTATCTTCCAGACCAACACTCCGGCCCATTAAATAAAAGGTTAGTCACTCAGCCCAATAAGCCCATCCCTTTTAATGATTTAACTAACGTGGATCTTGGCCTAATTCAGAAACAAGCCCAAGCAGGTGGAAAGTGGATCCGTGTATTAAGACCAACACAGTTTGGTGATAGTCATCCTCTGGACACTTCCTTAGGCAAACGAAATTCCTCTGATTCACAATTCCTCCCTCTCCCCTCCAAACGCAGAGCGCTAGACGGTGCAAAGCAAAATGAAACTCCTCTCCCAACGGCGGCGGCTGAACCTCAGCCCCGCCAAGCTCAATGA